From the genome of Marinilabiliales bacterium, one region includes:
- a CDS encoding ABC transporter permease: MNILQIFRSALRALRSDLKSTIINIVGLAGGLTVFLLIMLFVNSQYTYNTHISHAGEIFRLERGFHGITNGFEAERLASRIPEIESYSRAATKSGSLFYRTPDGRSTRVAARGVTADSSFIDMFDIKITEQSVASLLRTPTSILISEDLALQLFGSGQALGELVSYENRHNLMVEGIFEPLPPTSTMNFDMIIPIDYLPLEYGDPYFLDSRTTWMYETYFRLNPDSREVVKEKIIDEVPVIYEGTDVTFARENVSVELRPLRDIYFADISGTLHRMGDKRNTFIFLIIAGFVLIIAAINFVNLSTAQSARRSKETGLKKILGAGRSGLISQICAEGVVTIFISILIALALAELLMPWYTEFVDTRLGIEYNLRNLFILIIAIPLLLGSLSGIFPAFFLSRISPLSVLRKELTTGKGGAALRSFLTVFQFSISIFLIVGTLVVNRQLRFINSWDPGFETENIIELNLNDQVNEGFEVFKQTSLASPAVQGITRINQRPYQASNVWSVYHGENNFTWPFMQIDEDFAGVFGLTILQGEDFSEAMVRRRANLMLVNEKVIDEFETDDILSETPNNYEIVGVVNNFHSASLRSEISPVTMVLSPSGARGFSYVRLSPDDPGSGIEAVRSAWEEVAPDYPFEYNDVAGRIDQAYISEKRFGELFTWFSLVSILISCLGLFALASYTTASRIKEIAIRKVHGATSLGVGILLSGGLTKKVLVANLVAWPAAWFFMNRWLENFAYRIDLGIPEFLLAGIIAQVIALATVSWHVYTTSLKNPANTLKYE; the protein is encoded by the coding sequence ATGAACATTCTTCAGATATTCAGGTCGGCACTGAGGGCGCTGCGCTCCGACCTGAAAAGTACAATAATAAATATAGTCGGGCTGGCTGGCGGACTTACGGTATTCCTGCTGATCATGCTTTTTGTTAACTCCCAGTACACCTACAACACTCACATCTCCCATGCCGGTGAAATATTCAGGCTGGAGAGGGGATTTCACGGTATAACAAACGGTTTTGAGGCTGAGCGGCTTGCTTCACGCATACCCGAAATTGAGAGCTATTCCAGGGCTGCCACGAAAAGCGGCTCCCTGTTCTACCGGACTCCCGACGGCCGGTCCACCAGGGTAGCTGCCCGGGGAGTCACAGCCGACAGCTCGTTTATAGACATGTTCGATATAAAGATCACCGAACAGTCTGTGGCATCCCTGCTCCGCACACCAACATCCATCCTCATTTCGGAAGACCTTGCGCTGCAGCTTTTCGGAAGCGGACAGGCCCTGGGCGAGCTTGTTTCATATGAAAACAGGCATAACCTTATGGTCGAAGGCATATTTGAGCCGCTGCCACCGACCTCGACCATGAACTTTGACATGATAATCCCGATCGATTACCTTCCACTTGAATACGGAGATCCATATTTTCTCGATTCCCGAACAACCTGGATGTACGAAACCTACTTCAGGCTGAATCCTGACTCCAGGGAAGTCGTTAAGGAAAAGATCATTGATGAGGTTCCGGTAATATACGAGGGTACCGATGTTACATTTGCCAGAGAAAACGTAAGTGTTGAGCTCAGGCCGCTCAGGGATATCTACTTTGCAGACATAAGCGGAACACTGCACCGTATGGGCGACAAGAGGAACACATTTATATTCTTGATAATAGCAGGCTTTGTGCTCATAATAGCGGCAATAAACTTTGTAAACCTTTCCACTGCACAGTCAGCCCGCAGGTCAAAAGAGACAGGCCTCAAAAAGATCCTTGGTGCGGGGCGTTCAGGTCTTATTTCGCAGATCTGCGCCGAAGGTGTGGTCACCATTTTCATCTCAATACTTATAGCATTAGCGCTGGCAGAATTGCTCATGCCCTGGTATACCGAATTTGTCGATACCAGGCTGGGAATTGAATATAACCTGCGTAACCTCTTTATACTGATAATAGCTATACCTCTTTTACTTGGTTCCCTTTCGGGGATATTCCCTGCCTTCTTCCTGAGCCGCATCTCGCCCCTGAGCGTACTGAGAAAAGAGCTGACAACAGGAAAGGGAGGGGCAGCGTTGCGGTCATTCCTGACCGTTTTCCAGTTCAGCATAAGCATATTCCTGATCGTGGGCACACTGGTGGTAAACAGACAACTCCGGTTCATCAACTCGTGGGATCCCGGCTTCGAAACTGAAAATATCATAGAGCTGAACCTCAATGACCAGGTAAACGAAGGGTTTGAGGTGTTCAAGCAAACCAGCCTGGCCAGCCCTGCGGTACAGGGCATCACACGTATCAACCAGCGTCCCTACCAGGCCAGCAATGTGTGGAGCGTATATCATGGCGAGAATAATTTCACCTGGCCCTTTATGCAGATTGACGAGGACTTTGCCGGGGTATTCGGGCTCACGATATTGCAGGGAGAGGATTTTTCCGAAGCAATGGTTCGCAGGAGAGCCAATCTCATGCTGGTAAACGAAAAGGTGATCGATGAGTTTGAAACTGACGATATTCTTTCCGAAACCCCGAACAACTACGAGATTGTTGGTGTAGTGAATAATTTTCACAGCGCCTCGCTGAGGTCTGAAATAAGTCCGGTAACCATGGTCCTGAGCCCTTCGGGAGCAAGGGGCTTTTCATATGTCAGACTCAGCCCTGATGATCCGGGCAGCGGGATAGAGGCAGTCAGGAGCGCCTGGGAAGAGGTGGCGCCCGATTATCCTTTCGAATATAATGATGTGGCCGGCAGGATAGACCAGGCTTATATTTCAGAAAAACGTTTCGGCGAACTTTTCACCTGGTTCTCGCTGGTGTCAATACTTATTTCATGTCTCGGACTGTTTGCTCTTGCATCATACACCACCGCAAGCAGGATAAAGGAGATCGCGATAAGGAAGGTTCACGGCGCCACAAGCCTTGGGGTCGGGATACTGCTTTCAGGCGGGCTTACCAAAAAGGTGCTTGTGGCCAACCTGGTGGCATGGCCCGCAGCATGGTTCTTCATGAACAGGTGGCTGGAGAATTTTGCCTACAGGATAGACCTCGGCATACCCGAGTTCCTGCTGGCCGGGATAATAGCGCAGGTAATTGCACTGGCCACCGTATCGTGGCACGTGTACACCACCTCGCTCAAGAACCCGGCAAATACACTAAAGTACGAATAG
- a CDS encoding PIG-L family deacetylase, which yields MNWIRFFATLLSGLALTLFCSAAAGDKPGNSLNILVICAHPADAEYRMGGTAAKWIEYGHNVTFVSVTNGNAGHFEHPADELERIRREEARRSAAVIGAGYVVMDINDAELMPTLENRHKIIRLIREHRADIVITHRTWNYHPDLRYTGQLVLDAAYMVTVPTIVSNIPHLERNPVFLFLSDPFTQPTSFSPDVCVDIDDVIDTKMQMLNEHKTLYYEWRPFNRGLLGQVPETAEERKVWLYEKHRPVFSADPWRDKLVEIYGRARGTRISHAECFQDTEYGTRLTTDNMFHYFPFLD from the coding sequence ATGAACTGGATCAGATTTTTTGCCACACTTCTGTCCGGACTTGCCCTTACACTGTTTTGCAGTGCCGCGGCTGGCGATAAACCGGGCAACAGCCTCAACATACTTGTTATATGTGCCCACCCGGCCGATGCAGAATACAGGATGGGCGGCACGGCAGCAAAATGGATCGAATACGGCCACAATGTGACCTTTGTGTCGGTAACCAACGGAAACGCAGGCCACTTTGAACACCCGGCCGATGAGCTTGAACGCATAAGGAGGGAGGAGGCAAGGCGTTCCGCCGCCGTTATCGGTGCAGGCTATGTCGTGATGGATATCAATGATGCTGAACTGATGCCTACCCTCGAGAACCGCCACAAGATAATAAGGCTGATCAGGGAACACCGGGCTGATATCGTGATCACGCACAGGACCTGGAACTACCATCCCGACCTGCGGTATACCGGACAACTGGTTTTGGATGCCGCCTACATGGTTACGGTTCCCACCATTGTTTCCAATATCCCCCATCTCGAAAGGAACCCGGTATTCCTGTTCCTGAGCGATCCCTTTACACAGCCCACATCGTTCAGCCCCGATGTGTGCGTTGACATTGACGATGTTATCGACACCAAGATGCAGATGCTCAATGAGCACAAAACCCTTTACTATGAATGGCGCCCCTTTAACCGTGGCTTACTCGGCCAGGTTCCCGAAACCGCAGAGGAGAGGAAGGTGTGGCTGTATGAAAAACACAGGCCCGTTTTCAGCGCCGACCCCTGGCGTGACAAGCTGGTTGAAATTTACGGCAGGGCCAGGGGAACCAGGATCAGCCATGCCGAATGTTTCCAGGATACCGAATACGGCACCAGGCTTACCACAGATAACATGTTTCATTACTTCCCGTTCCTCGACTGA
- a CDS encoding Na+/H+ antiporter NhaC family protein, with amino-acid sequence MDYGWLSVIPPLLAILLAIITRQVFVSLFLGILAGWIILSGWSFFGGLAASIQSLVDVFQDPGNTRVIIFCALIGALITLTQRSGGVQGFVDWLQRKNMAQTPRGAAGLAGVTGFLIFIESSICCLIAGSVSRPLFERLHISREKLAYILDSTSAPKCVLIPLNAWGAFVIGLLETEGLSDTVQVFVRSIPFNFYAILVIMMAAFIIITFVDFGPMKKAEHRARTTGKTIADNAVPMVSDDVTSVTPREGIPFRAYNMLLPVAVMLVMMPAGLYITGGGDIMSGTGSTAVLWSVLAAITVAGVMPVVQRILTFREVFDLSLKGIGGMMPLAIVMMLAFSIGDTSRELGTGIFVASLADDFLHPQYIAAVIFLASAFIAFSTGTSWGVFAIMIPIAVPTALVMDVNVPLCVAAVLGGGVFGDHVSPISDTTLVSSMAAASDHIDHVRTQLPYAMVAAAGAFILYLVAGILLH; translated from the coding sequence ATGGATTACGGCTGGCTCTCCGTCATTCCTCCGCTACTGGCGATTCTCCTCGCGATAATCACGCGCCAGGTGTTTGTTTCCCTTTTCCTGGGCATCCTGGCCGGGTGGATAATCCTGTCGGGGTGGAGCTTTTTCGGGGGACTGGCGGCAAGCATACAGTCGCTTGTAGATGTTTTCCAGGATCCGGGCAACACCAGGGTGATCATTTTCTGTGCACTGATCGGTGCGCTCATAACCCTAACCCAGCGAAGCGGAGGGGTCCAGGGGTTCGTCGACTGGCTGCAGAGGAAGAATATGGCCCAGACCCCGAGAGGGGCGGCCGGACTTGCAGGAGTAACCGGCTTCCTAATATTCATTGAATCAAGCATATGCTGCCTTATTGCCGGTTCGGTGTCGCGCCCCCTCTTTGAACGGCTGCATATATCGCGCGAAAAGCTGGCCTATATACTCGATTCGACCTCGGCTCCCAAGTGTGTGCTGATACCCCTTAACGCCTGGGGTGCATTCGTGATCGGGCTGCTGGAGACCGAAGGACTGAGCGATACGGTCCAGGTATTTGTAAGGAGCATCCCCTTTAACTTTTATGCCATCCTGGTCATTATGATGGCAGCTTTTATTATTATCACTTTCGTGGATTTCGGCCCGATGAAAAAGGCTGAGCACAGGGCGCGGACTACCGGGAAGACCATTGCCGACAATGCCGTGCCCATGGTATCGGATGATGTGACCTCGGTAACGCCCAGGGAGGGTATCCCCTTCAGGGCATACAACATGCTGCTGCCGGTTGCCGTAATGCTGGTGATGATGCCTGCGGGATTGTACATTACCGGCGGGGGCGACATAATGAGCGGGACCGGCTCAACGGCCGTGCTGTGGTCGGTGCTTGCCGCGATCACGGTGGCGGGGGTCATGCCGGTGGTGCAGCGTATCCTCACCTTCAGGGAGGTGTTTGATCTTTCCCTGAAGGGGATAGGGGGCATGATGCCGCTTGCCATAGTTATGATGCTGGCCTTTTCGATAGGCGACACCAGCAGGGAACTCGGAACCGGGATATTTGTCGCCTCGCTGGCAGATGATTTCCTTCACCCGCAGTATATAGCGGCCGTGATATTCCTTGCCTCTGCGTTTATTGCTTTCTCCACGGGAACAAGCTGGGGCGTCTTTGCCATAATGATTCCGATCGCGGTCCCCACAGCGCTTGTAATGGATGTGAACGTGCCCCTTTGCGTGGCAGCGGTACTCGGCGGGGGAGTGTTCGGCGACCATGTATCGCCCATATCAGACACCACCCTGGTTTCTTCTATGGCGGCGGCGAGTGACCATATTGACCATGTCCGCACCCAGCTCCCTTATGCCATGGTGGCCGCAGCCGGCGCGTTCATTCTTTACCTGGTAGCCGGCATTCTTCTCCACTAG
- a CDS encoding hydrolase has product MRILQEDTAGVVIDIQERLLPHIHDHNNLLENCLRLIGGLQILSVPMIVTQQYTRGLGPTDRSVAGKFAGFSHIEKTAFSCCDEPAFIDEVARTGKKNIIICGIESHVCVLQTCLDLIACSYNPVVVEDCVSSRNPGDKVTAIGRMRQEGARITTYESILFELTRYSGTETFKKISQLVK; this is encoded by the coding sequence ATGAGGATACTACAGGAAGATACGGCCGGGGTAGTGATTGACATCCAGGAACGGCTGCTGCCCCACATTCATGATCATAATAATTTACTGGAGAACTGCCTCAGGCTGATCGGGGGACTGCAGATACTGTCGGTGCCCATGATAGTGACACAGCAGTACACCAGGGGACTCGGGCCCACAGACCGGTCGGTGGCCGGCAAATTTGCCGGTTTCAGCCATATTGAAAAAACCGCATTCAGCTGCTGTGATGAGCCGGCTTTCATTGATGAGGTTGCACGCACCGGGAAGAAAAATATCATAATCTGCGGCATAGAGAGCCATGTTTGTGTACTGCAGACCTGCCTCGATCTTATTGCCTGCAGTTACAACCCGGTCGTGGTCGAAGATTGCGTATCGTCGAGAAACCCCGGCGACAAGGTTACGGCAATCGGGAGGATGAGGCAGGAAGGGGCAAGAATAACGACTTATGAGAGCATACTTTTCGAATTGACGCGGTATTCGGGCACCGAAACGTTTAAAAAGATATCACAACTGGTAAAATAA